In the genome of Leptospira tipperaryensis, one region contains:
- a CDS encoding LIC20153 family lipoprotein, with product MKTIQKIAKTTLIFGLILGSLIHCKKDDKEDVDPVTLLLLGLTANSYNCSATVGGRVAGLPAMTATTSVQTLVYGKVPFVNHSIAAVKFSNVKAGDQITFRGRNVADFDEGTAGNTNAPLVYNTASCPLLDSAYDSTRASYTTPSEGQYGAAATDGPYVYTLNATKGGDYYFVFYLASRTAEPPTTTFQITLKN from the coding sequence ATGAAAACGATTCAAAAGATTGCAAAAACAACCCTTATTTTCGGCCTCATCCTAGGCTCTCTCATTCACTGTAAAAAAGACGACAAGGAAGACGTAGATCCGGTCACTCTTCTTTTGTTGGGGCTTACCGCCAATAGCTACAATTGCTCCGCGACCGTAGGAGGAAGAGTGGCGGGTCTTCCGGCCATGACCGCGACCACTTCCGTACAAACCCTCGTCTACGGAAAGGTTCCCTTTGTAAACCACTCGATCGCGGCTGTAAAATTTTCCAACGTAAAGGCCGGAGATCAGATCACCTTCCGAGGAAGAAACGTAGCGGACTTTGACGAAGGGACCGCCGGAAATACAAATGCGCCCCTCGTTTACAATACCGCTTCTTGCCCGTTATTGGATTCCGCTTACGATTCCACGAGAGCTTCTTACACAACTCCGAGTGAAGGTCAATACGGCGCTGCGGCAACGGATGGTCCTTACGTTTACACTCTGAACGCTACAAAAGGCGGAGACTACTACTTCGTTTTTTACTTAGCAAGCAGAACCGCGGAACCTCCTACGACTACGTTTCAAATTACTCTAAAAAACTAA
- a CDS encoding HmuY family protein, translated as MKQISGFKLLRKQICLGFGILLFLSCARQHPSVDETELALRQSLLALQKQLEEAASSKILSTESNGDGSYTTKVRAISYDVWVKFNFSNLVQAVVPDTAGGWDVGFQRFKLQTNSGITNPSGSGGACMTNPVVTDFNAASGSSSTALGCTNSNFFADTNVSELASGGVQTNYVGSDVLNKWFNYSLAFLQPNYKIFVIRSNTGNAYYLFQVTGYYSSEGTSAYPTVRWKQIPY; from the coding sequence ATGAAACAAATCTCGGGCTTCAAACTTCTTAGGAAACAAATTTGTTTGGGGTTCGGGATCTTACTATTTTTATCCTGCGCGAGACAACATCCATCCGTGGATGAGACTGAACTCGCTCTCAGACAATCCTTGCTCGCTCTTCAAAAACAATTGGAAGAGGCAGCGAGTTCTAAAATTCTTTCCACCGAATCCAACGGAGACGGTTCCTACACTACAAAAGTAAGAGCGATTTCGTACGACGTTTGGGTTAAATTCAATTTTTCTAATTTAGTACAAGCCGTTGTTCCGGACACAGCCGGGGGTTGGGACGTAGGATTTCAGAGATTTAAGCTTCAGACAAACAGCGGGATTACAAATCCTTCCGGAAGCGGAGGAGCTTGTATGACGAACCCCGTGGTTACGGATTTTAACGCGGCTTCGGGAAGTTCTTCGACTGCATTGGGTTGTACCAACTCCAATTTTTTCGCGGACACAAACGTTTCCGAACTCGCGAGCGGAGGAGTTCAGACCAATTACGTAGGAAGCGACGTCCTCAACAAATGGTTTAATTACAGTCTCGCCTTTTTGCAACCTAATTATAAGATTTTTGTAATACGATCGAATACCGGCAACGCATACTATCTTTTTCAAGTCACCGGTTATTATAGTTCCGAAGGAACCTCGGCTTATCCAACCGTTAGATGGAAACAAATCCCTTACTAA
- a CDS encoding MFS transporter yields the protein MTQSSPKDKRKGSVYFLPGAIFLAMLPVTMIVPVFKEIVKDRFQSGNSEVAWFLSVAMLGSFFFSPIAGFLSDRFGTRKKIIILFCFLDALVLSLLPYAESLPVLLSLRFLEGGAHVFVIGLLLASVADFEHGESQLQLKGGALMGFSGMLLSLGGAVGISLGFLGKENPYLPFYAGSAILLFLAFIVYRFVPEVENLTSKKHSSWKESGILFLSHPLLLFPMAFQFLDRFTSGYFMSSLNLRLREEFLLNPSETGRLLSLVFLPMALLSYPAIRLTKKTGKYFPVAIGSLIYGVALTLSGTFHSIGWITISLLFCGLGAGLMFATSLRLASSLCNRENNGIVMSALTGIGSLGFFLGPISSVGLDRISDSISLFRSSSLTAVVFGLAQILLVLVSIPFYKYLNKKEY from the coding sequence ATGACTCAGTCCTCTCCAAAGGATAAAAGAAAAGGTTCGGTCTATTTTTTACCGGGAGCGATCTTTTTAGCGATGCTTCCGGTGACGATGATCGTTCCCGTATTTAAGGAAATCGTAAAGGACAGATTTCAATCGGGCAACAGCGAGGTTGCCTGGTTTTTGAGCGTCGCGATGCTCGGATCTTTTTTCTTTTCTCCGATCGCCGGTTTTCTTTCGGATCGTTTTGGAACTAGAAAAAAAATCATCATTCTTTTTTGTTTCTTGGACGCACTCGTCTTAAGTCTTCTTCCTTATGCGGAAAGTCTTCCCGTACTTTTGAGCCTTCGCTTTTTAGAAGGAGGAGCTCACGTTTTTGTGATCGGTTTGCTTTTGGCTTCGGTCGCCGACTTTGAACACGGAGAATCTCAATTACAACTCAAAGGAGGAGCCTTGATGGGTTTTTCCGGAATGCTCCTTTCTTTGGGCGGCGCCGTTGGAATTTCACTCGGATTTTTAGGAAAAGAGAACCCTTATCTTCCTTTTTACGCTGGTTCGGCGATTCTTTTGTTTCTCGCATTCATCGTATATCGTTTTGTTCCGGAAGTGGAAAACCTAACTTCTAAAAAACATTCTTCTTGGAAAGAATCCGGGATCCTATTTCTTTCTCACCCACTTCTTTTGTTTCCGATGGCATTTCAATTCTTAGATCGATTTACGTCCGGTTATTTTATGAGTTCTCTCAATCTTCGTCTTCGGGAAGAATTTTTACTCAATCCTTCGGAGACGGGCCGTCTACTTTCTCTAGTCTTTCTTCCGATGGCTCTTTTATCTTATCCCGCGATTCGTCTTACAAAAAAAACGGGAAAGTATTTTCCGGTCGCAATCGGTTCTTTGATCTATGGAGTCGCGTTGACTCTTTCCGGGACGTTTCATTCCATCGGTTGGATCACGATTTCCCTTCTTTTCTGCGGATTGGGGGCGGGGCTTATGTTCGCAACTTCTTTGCGCTTGGCCTCTTCTCTTTGTAATCGAGAGAACAATGGAATTGTAATGTCCGCTTTGACCGGAATCGGTTCTCTCGGTTTTTTCCTAGGCCCGATTTCTTCCGTTGGACTCGATCGAATTTCCGATTCGATTTCTTTGTTTCGAAGTTCTTCCCTTACTGCGGTCGTTTTCGGGCTGGCGCAGATTCTTCTTGTTCTTGTAAGCATTCCCTTTTATAAATATTTGAACAAAAAAGAATATTAG
- a CDS encoding heme oxygenase (biliverdin-producing), which yields MNLATLLREGTSEEHRSAESSAFIRCFMKGILEKGTYSRHLEAFYFVYEALEKELERHSKNPVLGSIYFPELNRRDAILEDLQFFFGSWKAEEHKPTPATQVYVERIRKISETQPTLLVAHSYVRYLGDLSGGQILKKVAARALALPEGEGISFYEFPQVTDINAFKQNYRAALDALAIEDSEKQNILSESKQVFLLNQGIFSELEKDLIAAIGKETYDSVLSKG from the coding sequence ATGAACTTAGCCACATTACTTCGAGAAGGAACCTCGGAGGAACACAGATCCGCCGAAAGTTCCGCCTTCATACGCTGTTTTATGAAAGGCATTTTGGAAAAAGGAACTTATTCGAGACATCTGGAAGCCTTTTACTTTGTTTACGAAGCTTTAGAAAAAGAATTGGAGCGCCATTCCAAAAATCCGGTCCTCGGATCGATCTATTTTCCCGAACTCAATCGCAGAGACGCAATCCTAGAGGATCTTCAGTTTTTCTTCGGATCTTGGAAAGCGGAGGAACACAAACCGACGCCGGCAACTCAGGTTTACGTAGAAAGAATCCGAAAAATTTCCGAAACCCAACCGACTCTTCTCGTCGCGCATTCTTACGTGCGTTATTTGGGTGATCTTTCCGGAGGTCAGATTCTAAAAAAAGTAGCGGCTCGAGCGCTCGCCCTTCCGGAAGGAGAAGGAATTTCTTTTTACGAGTTTCCGCAGGTTACGGACATCAACGCTTTCAAACAAAATTACAGAGCTGCGTTAGACGCTCTTGCGATTGAAGATTCCGAAAAACAGAATATTCTTTCCGAATCAAAACAAGTCTTTCTTTTGAACCAAGGAATCTTTTCCGAATTGGAAAAAGATCTCATCGCGGCCATCGGTAAGGAAACTTATGACTCAGTCCTCTCCAAAGGATAA
- a CDS encoding Fur family transcriptional regulator — translation MKAELGKAALRNTKQKGEILKVLEAAKGPLSIKEIFELSRKNLDNLGIATVYRAVNHLMETGAINEIHLPGESSRFEASHLHHHHHFHCKQCDRVFDIEICPFPLDKSPKGFTVDTHEIILYGTCSDCNSKVK, via the coding sequence ATGAAAGCAGAATTAGGAAAAGCCGCCCTTAGAAACACAAAACAGAAAGGGGAGATCTTAAAGGTTCTCGAAGCCGCAAAAGGACCTCTCTCGATCAAAGAGATTTTCGAACTCTCTCGAAAGAATCTCGACAATCTCGGAATCGCCACCGTCTACAGAGCCGTAAATCATCTGATGGAAACCGGAGCGATCAATGAGATTCATCTTCCGGGAGAATCTTCCCGCTTTGAAGCGAGCCATCTCCATCATCACCACCACTTTCATTGCAAACAATGCGATCGGGTCTTTGACATTGAAATCTGCCCGTTTCCTCTCGACAAAAGCCCCAAAGGTTTTACCGTGGACACCCATGAGATCATTCTCTATGGAACCTGTTCCGACTGTAATTCCAAGGTAAAATGA
- a CDS encoding AZOBR_p60025 family cell surface glycopolymer formation protein — MLLRIRSWFENPSFVLPLFLIVYLLSSLFIWKKYDWNPSSQINFGMQFVVQNPEQTPKGAVVFQSQPGDLGAGYDGQIFYFYSRMLSEFSLEWPKGFEANIRAPRIGYPLLISPFGWFGPWGTVTGMFFVNLILILFSWFLLRDLCGEKHRIHSSLYLFSPFLLGSYALLVSDAALTSLLVTVYWLYKKEKWVLFSLIGAFAILTKEQALFLLFPLGIQSLLERKWKTSFWIASTLAFPILWAVFLRIQIPEWTPARFTDFFSPLDGFIGYWKEINDPSLFSFLQAPDFETKLTLFAKKFSRVPLFLLFLSGLFVLFGGDWKKALGNRLSFFLVMFSIFSAGYILYWSSYENVSRMFTVSIAFLIFWKLEDETISDRIYWLVTGSILFLFLFKLVFISRTLNYEIWK; from the coding sequence ATTCTCCTACGAATTCGATCCTGGTTTGAAAATCCTTCTTTTGTTCTTCCTCTATTTCTAATCGTCTATCTTCTTTCTTCTCTTTTTATTTGGAAAAAATACGACTGGAATCCGAGTTCTCAGATCAACTTCGGAATGCAGTTCGTAGTTCAAAACCCGGAACAGACGCCGAAAGGCGCCGTAGTCTTTCAAAGCCAACCGGGCGATCTCGGCGCAGGTTACGACGGACAGATTTTTTATTTTTACTCCAGAATGTTAAGCGAATTCAGTCTCGAATGGCCGAAAGGTTTCGAGGCCAACATTCGCGCTCCAAGAATCGGTTATCCTCTTTTGATTTCTCCCTTCGGCTGGTTTGGTCCCTGGGGAACCGTAACGGGAATGTTTTTCGTAAATTTGATCCTGATTTTGTTCTCTTGGTTTTTGCTCCGAGATCTCTGCGGAGAGAAACATCGGATCCATTCGAGTTTGTATTTGTTTTCTCCCTTTCTTTTGGGAAGTTATGCGCTCTTGGTAAGCGACGCTGCCTTGACGAGTCTATTGGTGACGGTTTATTGGCTTTATAAAAAAGAAAAATGGGTTTTGTTCTCTTTGATAGGCGCGTTTGCGATCCTTACAAAAGAACAGGCTTTATTCTTACTTTTTCCCTTGGGCATCCAATCCTTGTTGGAGAGAAAATGGAAAACTTCCTTTTGGATCGCTTCCACACTCGCGTTCCCGATCCTCTGGGCCGTCTTTTTAAGAATTCAAATTCCGGAATGGACTCCCGCACGTTTTACCGATTTTTTTTCACCGTTAGACGGCTTTATAGGTTATTGGAAAGAAATCAACGATCCTTCTCTTTTTTCCTTTTTACAAGCGCCCGACTTTGAAACCAAACTGACTTTGTTTGCCAAAAAGTTTTCGAGAGTCCCTCTATTTCTTTTGTTTCTCTCGGGACTTTTCGTTCTTTTCGGCGGCGATTGGAAGAAGGCTTTGGGAAATCGGCTTTCTTTTTTCTTGGTGATGTTTTCTATTTTTTCGGCGGGTTATATTCTCTATTGGTCTTCTTACGAAAACGTTTCGAGGATGTTTACGGTTTCGATCGCCTTTTTAATTTTTTGGAAACTCGAAGACGAGACGATCTCCGATCGGATTTACTGGCTCGTAACCGGAAGTATTCTGTTTTTGTTTCTCTTCAAATTGGTTTTTATTTCGAGAACTCTCAATTACGAAATCTGGAAATGA
- a CDS encoding trypsin-like peptidase domain-containing protein: MILFFQTKTNAVEGPLPFDELRKGVVQIRVYSQAVNPFSPWTTDPVRASSGTGFLIGNKRIITNAHVISNAKFVQVQRYNQTEWYGVKILHIAHDCDLAVLEAESPEFYKDSRDLQLGEIPELNSPLIVVGYPIGGNKVSVTRGIVSRKDQSVYSHSAVDSHLVLQVDAAINPGNSGGPAIQDDKVVGIAFQVATKGENIGYLIPTNVIRHFLTDIEDGKYDGYVELGVRTLNSFNVSLRKAKGIPDSLEGVFVSKVLKNGSAEKYLKEGDFLVEIDGNPIGKNGTVMQDRDARVDFVEIVDNKHAGDKITFKLYRNGKEMSVSFPAIRMPDFDFMRNQYDKPYDFAMIGGLLFQEMSRDLITSWSRGGNTSGGSQLLYRFFYFIEDGLNRTKKTDVVLYRKLSHPVNSSSDYFVNLVLESVNGVPVTQLDDLKKILNDSKDKYLRLKFLDVQVPLILNREEAEKADEKIRKTYGLESENGK; the protein is encoded by the coding sequence GTGATTTTGTTTTTCCAAACAAAAACCAATGCGGTGGAGGGTCCTCTTCCTTTTGACGAACTTCGAAAAGGAGTCGTTCAAATTCGAGTTTATTCCCAAGCTGTGAATCCGTTTTCACCTTGGACGACGGACCCAGTTCGTGCGAGTTCCGGAACCGGTTTTTTGATCGGGAATAAAAGAATCATCACAAACGCCCACGTCATTTCGAACGCGAAGTTCGTTCAGGTTCAGAGATACAATCAAACCGAATGGTATGGAGTCAAAATTCTCCATATCGCTCACGACTGTGACCTGGCCGTTCTCGAAGCCGAAAGCCCCGAATTCTACAAAGACTCGAGAGATCTTCAACTCGGAGAAATCCCCGAACTCAATTCTCCTTTGATCGTGGTCGGTTATCCGATCGGTGGAAACAAGGTTTCCGTAACGAGAGGAATCGTTTCAAGAAAGGATCAATCCGTTTATTCTCATTCCGCAGTGGATAGCCATTTGGTCCTGCAAGTGGACGCGGCGATCAATCCGGGAAACTCCGGAGGACCTGCAATCCAAGACGACAAAGTTGTTGGGATCGCGTTTCAAGTCGCGACCAAGGGTGAAAATATCGGTTATCTCATTCCCACCAACGTTATACGCCATTTCCTCACCGATATCGAAGACGGAAAATACGACGGTTATGTGGAACTCGGAGTTCGAACTCTCAATTCGTTTAACGTTTCTTTGCGAAAGGCAAAAGGAATTCCGGATTCTTTAGAAGGTGTTTTTGTTTCCAAGGTTTTGAAAAACGGATCCGCTGAAAAGTATCTGAAAGAAGGAGACTTTCTCGTGGAGATCGACGGAAATCCGATCGGTAAAAACGGAACCGTGATGCAGGACCGGGACGCGCGAGTGGACTTCGTCGAGATCGTGGATAACAAACACGCTGGAGACAAGATCACTTTTAAACTCTATAGAAACGGAAAAGAAATGTCTGTGTCCTTTCCGGCGATTCGAATGCCGGACTTCGACTTTATGCGGAACCAATACGATAAACCGTATGATTTCGCGATGATCGGAGGACTTCTCTTTCAAGAGATGTCACGAGATCTGATCACGAGTTGGAGCCGAGGCGGAAACACTTCCGGAGGAAGCCAACTCTTATACCGATTTTTTTATTTTATCGAAGACGGACTCAACAGAACCAAAAAGACGGACGTAGTTCTCTATCGAAAGTTATCGCACCCGGTCAATTCTTCTTCCGATTACTTTGTAAATTTGGTTTTGGAATCCGTAAACGGAGTTCCCGTGACTCAGTTGGATGATCTCAAAAAAATCTTAAACGATTCGAAAGACAAATACCTTCGTCTGAAATTTTTAGACGTTCAAGTGCCGTTGATTCTCAATCGAGAAGAAGCGGAGAAGGCCGACGAAAAGATCCGTAAGACCTACGGACTGGAATCAGAAAATGGAAAATAG
- a CDS encoding adenine phosphoribosyltransferase: MSIVKSKIRTIPDYPKPGILFRDITSLLLDPEGLALTIGTFVNRYQGKGITKVAGIEARGFLTGAPVAFQLGVGFIPIRKKGKLPSETVSEEYDLEYGKDVIEIHRDAVQPGDRILVMDDLIATGGTMIAAVKLLRKLGAEVYEAGVIIDLPDLGGGKKLKEELQVPVFAICEFEGH, from the coding sequence ATGTCTATTGTTAAATCCAAAATCAGAACCATACCTGACTATCCAAAACCGGGAATCTTGTTTCGCGATATTACTTCACTCCTTCTCGATCCGGAAGGACTTGCCTTAACGATCGGAACCTTTGTAAACAGATACCAAGGTAAGGGAATCACAAAAGTCGCCGGTATCGAAGCCAGAGGTTTTCTCACCGGAGCTCCCGTTGCTTTTCAACTTGGAGTTGGTTTTATTCCCATTCGTAAAAAAGGAAAACTTCCTTCGGAAACCGTTTCGGAAGAATACGATTTGGAATACGGAAAGGACGTTATCGAAATTCATAGAGACGCGGTTCAACCGGGAGATAGAATTCTCGTGATGGACGATTTGATCGCAACCGGTGGAACCATGATCGCGGCGGTAAAACTTCTGCGAAAACTGGGAGCCGAAGTCTACGAAGCCGGAGTGATCATCGATCTTCCGGATCTGGGCGGGGGCAAAAAACTCAAAGAAGAATTGCAAGTTCCCGTATTTGCGATCTGCGAGTTCGAAGGACATTAG
- the htpX gene encoding protease HtpX, with protein MWFKRIGLFLLTNILVVVTISIVTSVLGIGPYLNANGLNYGSLMVFALLWGMGGSFISLLLSKFMAKMMMGVKIIDPKSASGVERELYSKVERLARTANIPMPEVGIYNSPEVNAFATGPSKSSSLVAVSSGLLHVMDNGEVEGVLAHELAHVANGDMVTMTLIQGVINAFVIFFSRIVSYALSTLVKDEDAQYTVRWVGNIVLSILFSILGSIVVAYFSRTREYRADAGGAKIAGRQNMVAALEKLKRTFEAPEDPRGGEALATMKISGHSKWFALFSTHPPLEARIAALKNSGY; from the coding sequence ATGTGGTTTAAACGAATTGGGTTGTTTTTGCTGACCAATATCTTGGTCGTAGTTACGATTTCGATCGTAACGAGCGTGCTTGGAATCGGGCCGTATCTCAACGCAAACGGACTTAATTACGGATCCTTGATGGTATTTGCCCTCCTTTGGGGTATGGGCGGATCTTTTATTTCCCTCCTTCTCTCCAAGTTTATGGCGAAGATGATGATGGGCGTAAAGATCATCGATCCAAAATCGGCGTCCGGAGTGGAGAGAGAATTGTATTCCAAGGTGGAAAGGCTCGCGAGAACCGCGAACATTCCTATGCCGGAAGTTGGGATTTATAATTCTCCCGAAGTCAACGCGTTTGCAACCGGACCTTCCAAGTCCAGTTCTCTCGTAGCCGTTTCCAGCGGACTTTTACACGTGATGGACAACGGAGAAGTCGAAGGAGTTCTCGCACACGAACTCGCGCACGTGGCGAACGGAGACATGGTCACCATGACTCTTATACAAGGCGTAATTAACGCTTTTGTAATATTCTTCTCAAGAATCGTAAGTTACGCGTTGAGCACTCTCGTAAAAGACGAAGACGCACAATATACCGTACGTTGGGTTGGAAATATCGTACTCAGTATTCTTTTTAGTATTCTCGGATCGATCGTGGTCGCGTATTTTTCCAGAACGAGAGAATACCGTGCGGACGCGGGCGGAGCAAAAATCGCAGGACGTCAGAATATGGTTGCGGCTCTTGAAAAGTTAAAACGTACTTTCGAAGCTCCGGAAGATCCAAGAGGCGGAGAAGCCCTTGCGACGATGAAGATTTCGGGACACAGTAAGTGGTTTGCTCTTTTTTCCACTCACCCTCCGTTAGAAGCGAGAATCGCAGCTCTTAAGAATTCCGGATATTGA